The following are from one region of the Bradyrhizobium sediminis genome:
- the ptsP gene encoding phosphoenolpyruvate--protein phosphotransferase codes for MRSASGGPRVLLRRLRETMAEQVSAQERLDKIVVLIAANMVAEVCSTYVLRVDNTLELYATEGLNRDAVHRTVLSAHEGLVGLVASEATPLNLSDAQNHPAFSFRPETGEEIYHSFLGVPILRAGNTLGVLVVQNRAKRTYVEEEVEALQTTAMVLAEMIASGELAALAQPGAEPAARHSLHKTGAILSDGIALGHVVLHEPRVVITNYIAEDLPKEIKRLDTALAKLRADLDRMLERGDVAEGGEHRDVLEAYRMFANDHGWSHKLHEAVATGLTAEAAVERVQSDTRARMLRSTDPYLRDRLHDLEDLGHRLMRQLVGQDHAPSREQLPDNAILIARAMGPAALLDYDRKRLRGLVLEEGTANSHVSIVARALGIPAVGEIANAPGIADPGDAIIVDGTSGSIYVRPSAEIESAYAERVRFRARRQAQYSALRDKPCVTRDGQKIELMINAGLIIDLPHIDDTGSAGIGLFRTELQFMVGQSLPRSSDQLALYRAVLDAAGPKPVTFRTLDIGGDKALPYMETVIEENPALGWRAIRLGLDRPGLLRGQIRALLRAGGGRALRIMFPMVSEVAEFDAAKSIVERELTYLRQHGHALPERIDVGTMVEVPALLYQLDELLKKVDFVSVGSNDLFQFLFAVDRGNAKVSERFDPLSAPILRALREIAQKANAAKKSASLCGEMASKPLGALALIALGYRSLSLSATAHGPVKALILDLDAKKAEAVMTPLLDAPSGSVSIRQKLTEFAEAEGLSL; via the coding sequence ATGCGGAGCGCGTCGGGAGGCCCCCGCGTCTTGCTGAGACGGCTCCGCGAAACCATGGCGGAGCAGGTCTCGGCCCAGGAACGCCTGGACAAGATCGTGGTGCTGATCGCCGCCAACATGGTGGCCGAGGTCTGCTCGACCTATGTGCTGCGCGTCGACAACACGCTGGAGCTCTACGCCACCGAAGGCCTCAACCGCGACGCCGTCCACAGGACCGTGCTGAGCGCCCATGAGGGCCTCGTCGGCCTCGTCGCCAGCGAGGCGACGCCGCTCAACCTGAGCGACGCGCAAAACCACCCGGCATTCTCGTTCCGCCCGGAAACCGGCGAAGAAATCTACCATTCCTTCCTCGGCGTTCCGATCCTGCGCGCCGGCAACACGCTCGGCGTGCTGGTGGTGCAGAACCGCGCCAAGCGCACCTATGTCGAGGAAGAGGTCGAGGCGCTGCAGACCACCGCCATGGTGCTGGCGGAGATGATCGCGTCCGGCGAATTGGCCGCCCTCGCACAGCCCGGCGCCGAGCCCGCCGCGCGGCATTCCTTGCACAAGACCGGGGCAATCCTGTCCGACGGCATCGCGCTCGGCCACGTGGTGCTGCACGAGCCGCGCGTCGTCATCACCAATTACATCGCCGAGGACCTGCCGAAGGAAATCAAGCGGCTCGACACCGCGCTGGCCAAACTGCGCGCCGACCTCGACCGCATGCTGGAGCGCGGCGACGTCGCCGAAGGCGGCGAGCACCGCGACGTGCTGGAAGCCTACCGGATGTTCGCCAACGATCACGGCTGGTCGCACAAGCTGCATGAAGCGGTCGCCACCGGCCTGACCGCGGAGGCCGCCGTCGAGCGCGTGCAGTCCGATACCCGCGCCCGCATGCTGCGCTCCACCGATCCGTATTTGCGCGACCGCCTGCACGATCTGGAGGATCTCGGCCATCGCCTGATGCGGCAGCTGGTGGGGCAGGATCACGCGCCGTCCCGGGAACAGTTGCCCGACAACGCCATCCTGATCGCGCGCGCGATGGGCCCCGCGGCCCTGCTCGACTACGACCGCAAGCGCCTGCGCGGACTGGTGCTGGAGGAAGGCACCGCCAATTCCCACGTCTCGATCGTGGCGCGCGCGCTCGGCATCCCCGCGGTCGGCGAGATCGCCAACGCGCCCGGCATCGCCGATCCCGGCGACGCCATCATCGTCGACGGCACCTCGGGCTCGATCTATGTCCGCCCGTCGGCCGAAATCGAATCGGCCTATGCGGAACGGGTGCGGTTTCGCGCCAGAAGGCAGGCGCAATATTCGGCGCTGCGCGACAAGCCCTGCGTGACCAGGGACGGCCAGAAGATCGAACTCATGATCAATGCCGGCCTGATCATCGATCTGCCGCACATCGACGACACCGGCAGCGCCGGCATCGGGCTGTTCCGCACCGAATTGCAGTTCATGGTCGGCCAGAGCCTGCCGCGCTCCAGCGACCAGCTAGCGCTGTACCGCGCGGTGCTGGACGCCGCAGGTCCGAAGCCGGTGACATTCCGCACCCTCGACATTGGCGGCGACAAGGCGCTGCCCTATATGGAGACCGTGATCGAGGAAAATCCCGCGCTCGGCTGGCGCGCGATCCGGCTCGGCCTGGATCGCCCTGGCCTGCTGCGCGGCCAGATCCGCGCGCTGCTGCGGGCCGGCGGTGGCCGCGCGCTGCGCATCATGTTCCCGATGGTTTCCGAAGTCGCCGAATTCGATGCCGCCAAGAGCATCGTCGAGCGCGAACTGACCTATCTGCGCCAGCACGGCCACGCGCTGCCGGAACGCATCGACGTCGGCACGATGGTGGAAGTGCCGGCGCTGCTCTACCAGCTCGACGAACTCCTGAAAAAGGTCGATTTCGTCTCGGTCGGATCCAACGACCTGTTCCAGTTCCTGTTCGCGGTCGACCGCGGCAATGCCAAGGTGTCCGAACGGTTCGACCCCTTGTCCGCGCCGATCCTGCGGGCGTTGCGCGAGATCGCGCAGAAGGCCAATGCGGCGAAGAAATCCGCATCGCTGTGCGGCGAGATGGCGTCCAAGCCGCTCGGTGCGCTGGCACTGATCGCCCTGGGCTACCGCTCGCTGTCGCTGTCGGCCACCGCGCACGGCCCGGTCAAGGCGCTGATCCTCGACCTCGACGCCAAGAAGGCCGAAGCCGTGATGACGCCACTGCTCGACGCGCCGTCCGGCAGTGTGTCGATCCGCCAGAAGCTGACGGAATTTGCCGAGGCCGAGGGGCTGTCGTTGTAG
- the prfA gene encoding peptide chain release factor 1, which produces MSMLPEAKLDILLAHHASLEAQLLGQVNSEAYVKITRELAELNPLIDAVKAYRAADREIADIEALISDPATEPEMRVMAEAERETLAARVLELAQQIRVALLPKDAMDDRNVVLEIRAGTGGDEAALFAGDLFRMYERFAALQGWKVEVISASEGTMGGYKEIIAEVKGRGAFAKLKFESGVHRVQRVPDTETQGRIHTSAATVAVLPEVEEVDVDIKSDDLKIDTMRAQGAGGQHVNKTESAIRITHIPTGIVVMMQDSRSQHKNRASAMNILRSRIYDAEQQRINATRAADRREKVGSGDRSERIRTYNFPQGRVTDHRINLTLYKLPQVIAGEALGELVDALTTEHQAAQLAAQGAAA; this is translated from the coding sequence ATGTCGATGCTCCCCGAAGCCAAACTTGATATTCTGCTGGCGCACCACGCATCCCTCGAGGCGCAGTTGCTCGGCCAGGTGAACTCGGAAGCCTACGTCAAGATCACGCGCGAACTCGCCGAGCTCAACCCGCTGATCGACGCCGTCAAAGCCTACCGCGCCGCCGACAGGGAAATCGCCGATATCGAGGCGCTGATATCGGATCCCGCGACCGAGCCGGAGATGCGCGTCATGGCGGAGGCCGAGCGTGAAACGCTTGCCGCACGCGTGCTCGAACTGGCGCAGCAGATCCGCGTGGCGCTGTTGCCCAAGGACGCCATGGACGACCGCAACGTAGTGCTGGAAATCCGCGCCGGCACCGGCGGCGACGAGGCCGCATTGTTCGCGGGCGACCTGTTCCGGATGTATGAGCGGTTCGCGGCCCTGCAGGGCTGGAAGGTCGAGGTGATCTCCGCCAGCGAAGGCACCATGGGCGGCTACAAGGAAATCATCGCCGAGGTGAAGGGTCGCGGCGCTTTCGCCAAACTAAAATTCGAATCCGGCGTGCACCGGGTGCAGCGGGTGCCCGATACCGAGACGCAGGGGCGCATCCACACTTCGGCGGCGACGGTAGCGGTGCTGCCGGAGGTCGAGGAGGTCGACGTCGACATCAAGAGCGACGATTTGAAGATCGACACCATGCGTGCGCAAGGCGCCGGCGGCCAGCACGTCAACAAGACCGAATCCGCGATCCGCATCACCCATATTCCGACCGGCATCGTGGTGATGATGCAGGACAGCCGCTCGCAGCACAAGAATCGGGCGTCGGCGATGAACATCCTGCGCTCCCGCATCTACGACGCCGAGCAGCAGCGCATCAATGCGACCCGCGCGGCGGACCGCCGCGAGAAGGTCGGGTCCGGCGACCGCTCCGAGCGCATCCGCACCTATAACTTCCCGCAAGGCCGCGTCACCGATCACCGCATCAATCTCACGCTCTACAAACTCCCGCAGGTGATCGCGGGCGAAGCCCTCGGCGAGCTGGTCGATGCACTGACGACGGAGCATCAGGCGGCGCAGCTCGCCGCCCAGGGCGCGGCGGCGTGA
- the prmC gene encoding peptide chain release factor N(5)-glutamine methyltransferase produces the protein MTDSFAGQTVEIARRSLTTRLKAGGVDSAELDARMLVGAVLGLDLTGLITAAGRLVTPVESIRLEDFARRRINGEPVARMLGTREFWGLPLTLSAATLVPRPDTETVVELALEVLRGTPRPDGRMRIADIGTGSGAILLALLSELPGAYGIGTDISVTALQTARANAVDLGLAGRAGFVACDYAAALSGPFDLIVSNPPYIRSADIAGLAAEVRDHDPLRALDGGPDGLDAYRALIPQAARLLAPKGALVVEVGQGQDGDVGGLMTVAGLTQQEPARVDLAGIRRAVAGRKKPS, from the coding sequence ATGACCGATTCCTTCGCCGGTCAAACCGTCGAGATCGCGCGGCGCTCGTTGACTACCCGGCTCAAGGCCGGCGGCGTCGACTCCGCCGAACTCGACGCGCGGATGCTGGTCGGTGCTGTGCTCGGTCTCGATCTTACCGGCCTGATCACGGCCGCCGGCCGGCTTGTCACGCCGGTCGAATCGATTCGTCTCGAGGATTTTGCGCGCCGCCGCATCAATGGCGAGCCGGTCGCGCGCATGCTCGGAACCAGGGAGTTCTGGGGACTGCCGCTCACCCTCTCGGCCGCGACGCTGGTGCCGAGGCCTGACACAGAAACCGTGGTCGAATTGGCGCTGGAAGTGCTGCGCGGGACGCCGCGTCCGGATGGCCGGATGCGCATCGCCGACATCGGCACCGGTTCGGGCGCGATTTTGCTGGCGCTGCTATCCGAACTGCCCGGCGCGTACGGGATAGGCACGGACATCAGCGTGACGGCGCTGCAGACGGCGCGCGCCAACGCCGTCGATCTCGGGCTTGCCGGCCGTGCCGGCTTCGTGGCCTGCGATTATGCGGCGGCATTGTCAGGCCCGTTCGATCTGATCGTTTCGAATCCGCCCTACATCCGCTCGGCCGATATCGCCGGTCTCGCGGCCGAGGTCCGGGATCACGATCCGCTTCGCGCGCTCGACGGCGGCCCGGACGGGCTTGATGCCTATCGCGCACTCATCCCGCAGGCGGCACGGCTGCTGGCGCCAAAGGGCGCACTCGTCGTGGAAGTGGGACAGGGCCAGGACGGCGATGTCGGGGGTCTGATGACGGTGGCTGGGTTAACGCAGCAGGAGCCTGCCAGGGTCGATCTGGCCGGTATCCGCCGGGCGGTCGCCGGCCGGAAAAAGCCGTCATAA